The DNA window TCATGGGCATATCCGCTCCATGCAGAGGCGAAGGACTGCCCGTAGGCCGCTTCATAGGCCTTAAGATAGGTGTCATCCCCGGCAGCGGTGTAGTCGACATCCATGCCGAAAAGCCCCTCCTTGAATTCAGCGGGCGTATCGGCGTCATGCATGGTCATCTGCACAGAGTACCAGGGTTTTTCTTCGCGCAGACCCAGCTCATAAGCTTCCTGCATCAACAGGCCGCCATCTGCGCCATAGGCCGTGAACACATAGGCGTCGGGGCTCGATGCCTCGGCCTGCTGAAGCTCGCGTCGATAGGATGTCTGGCCCGACGTGTAGATGATCGTCGTCGAAATCTCGCCGCCCATCTCCTTGAACTGCCGCTCGAAATTCGAGGCGATGCCCTGCCCGAACGCATTGTTCATCGCCAGAAGAGCAACCTTCTTCCAACCATGGGAAAGGACGTCTTCAGCGGCAAACTTGGTCGAGACATTGTCCAGCCCGACCATGGAAAAAGATGTCGCGCCGATGCCGCGCACGAGGCCCGAGGTCGAAACCGCATTGAGATGTGGCATGCCCTCGCCCACGAGATACTGACCGAGCGGGATGGTGATGCCCGAGGAATATTCCCCGACGACCAGGGCAACCTTATCGACGGAAACCAGCTTGCGCGCGGCATCGATGGCGCGTTGCGGATTGTTGCCCGAATCCTCGTAGATGATCCTCAGCGGCTCGCCGAGCACGCCGCCCTTGGCGTTGATCTCCGTGATGGCCAGTTCCATTCCGCGGCGCAGGTCCTCCCCGCCGCTGGCGTTGACGCCGGAAAGCGGCAGCACGGTGCCGATCACGACATCGGCCTGCGCCGGGACGGCCAATCCCAGGAGGGAGGCGGCTGCAAGGAAGCGTATCATCGATTTCATGGTTATCCCCTTTTGTTGCGTCGTTGCACCGGGGTTGCGTTGCCCCGTTTGAAATACTTTCGGCACTCGTTGCACGTGCGAAGCCGACCC is part of the Sinorhizobium sp. RAC02 genome and encodes:
- a CDS encoding ABC transporter substrate-binding protein; translation: MKSMIRFLAAASLLGLAVPAQADVVIGTVLPLSGVNASGGEDLRRGMELAITEINAKGGVLGEPLRIIYEDSGNNPQRAIDAARKLVSVDKVALVVGEYSSGITIPLGQYLVGEGMPHLNAVSTSGLVRGIGATSFSMVGLDNVSTKFAAEDVLSHGWKKVALLAMNNAFGQGIASNFERQFKEMGGEISTTIIYTSGQTSYRRELQQAEASSPDAYVFTAYGADGGLLMQEAYELGLREEKPWYSVQMTMHDADTPAEFKEGLFGMDVDYTAAGDDTYLKAYEAAYGQSFASAWSGYAHDTILFAAAALNEAGSTDRKAVIDAIKKVGAAGISGATGEIKLDADGQRTWQPYQKLVVKDGKPTRVE